The following are encoded in a window of Deinococcus sp. YIM 134068 genomic DNA:
- a CDS encoding restriction endonuclease subunit S — MPDGWKRQHLRDVINAMEAGVSVNGDDKPALNGEKGVLRVSAVSYGVFAPGANKRIFQADLNRARINPRAGSIIVSRANTSELVGASAYIEQDYENLFLPDKLWQIRKEGVNADTKWLSFFLASSRTREVISGRATGTSSGMKNVSQDAFLGVPILLPPLPEQRRIAAILSQWDDSLSILSRLIEAKRQQKRGLAEALLTGKRRLPGFEGEWELQPLSKFLRESRVPGSNGTTARKLTVKLWGKGVYEKREKLLGSENTKYFKRRAGQLIFSKLDFLNGAFGVVPKDLDGLESTLDLPCFDFLPGLEPQFLLEYISREEFYRQFEGGAIGGRKARRVMPEEFLKAEVELPPLPEQQAIASVLSTLDEELSALERLRTSVQEQKRGLMDLLLTGRVRVKVEEAS; from the coding sequence GTGCCGGACGGATGGAAAAGACAGCATCTCCGAGACGTAATCAACGCAATGGAGGCGGGAGTCAGTGTAAATGGGGATGACAAACCAGCTTTGAACGGGGAAAAGGGTGTTTTGAGAGTCAGCGCAGTGAGCTACGGTGTGTTTGCTCCGGGCGCGAACAAACGTATTTTTCAAGCTGATTTAAACAGGGCGCGCATAAATCCACGAGCAGGCTCAATTATCGTTAGCAGGGCTAACACCTCTGAACTTGTTGGCGCATCGGCATACATAGAACAGGACTACGAGAACCTCTTTCTTCCAGATAAACTATGGCAGATTAGAAAAGAAGGCGTGAACGCGGACACGAAGTGGCTTTCTTTTTTCTTAGCATCGAGTCGAACGCGCGAAGTTATAAGCGGTAGGGCGACAGGCACAAGTAGCGGCATGAAAAACGTCTCGCAGGATGCTTTTCTAGGCGTGCCCATCCTCCTCCCACCCCTCCCCGAACAACGTCGAATCGCCGCCATCCTCTCCCAGTGGGACGATTCCCTTTCCATCCTGTCGCGCCTGATCGAAGCCAAGCGGCAGCAAAAGCGCGGGCTGGCCGAGGCGCTATTGACGGGCAAGCGGAGGCTACCGGGGTTTGAGGGGGAGTGGGAATTACAGCCCCTAAGTAAGTTCCTGCGTGAAAGTCGCGTCCCCGGCTCGAACGGAACAACGGCCCGAAAGCTTACGGTCAAGCTATGGGGAAAAGGCGTTTACGAGAAGCGGGAAAAATTGTTGGGCAGTGAGAATACAAAGTATTTCAAACGCAGGGCAGGGCAACTCATTTTTAGCAAGCTTGATTTCTTGAACGGTGCGTTTGGAGTGGTGCCGAAAGATTTAGATGGCCTGGAATCTACTCTAGACCTCCCTTGTTTCGACTTTCTACCGGGCTTAGAACCGCAATTCCTGCTTGAGTACATTTCAAGGGAGGAGTTCTACCGCCAGTTTGAGGGCGGTGCTATCGGTGGCCGAAAAGCCAGGCGAGTCATGCCAGAAGAGTTTTTGAAGGCAGAAGTTGAACTTCCTCCCCTCCCCGAGCAACAAGCCATTGCCTCGGTCCTCTCCACGCTGGACGAGGAGCTTTCGGC
- a CDS encoding type I restriction-modification system subunit M: MTNLIDQAEVNAILWRACDTFRGTVDPSEYKNYLLTMLFVKYVSDVWQDHYDELRGQYGDDEERIRRRLERDRFLMPPGTLFLDLYRQRNADNLGEIIDQALLAIEDANKAKLAGVFRNISFNSEAALGQTKERNVRLRHLLEDFNHPKLDLRPSRVHNLDIIGNAYEYLISRFAAGAGKKAGEFYTPPEVSELMARLADPQPGERIYDPTCGSGSLLIKCAQHVQRAGSRNYAIYGQEQNGSTYALARMNMFLHNVDDARIEWGDTIRNPLHLENDRLMKFEVVVANPPFSLDKWGADDVGNDRHRRFTRGIPPKGKGDYAFISHMVASLTEVGSRMVVVVPHGVLFRGGAEGKIRQGLIEAGLLDAVIGLPTNLFFGTGIPAALLVFRRGRERGDVLFIDASRDFAAGKNQNTLREADLRRIVETYRARQDVEKHARTVPVSEVAANDYNLNIPRYVDTKEAGDEIEVAALQVEIEGLEQEWAQARAKMQGYLRELGF; the protein is encoded by the coding sequence ATGACCAACCTGATCGATCAAGCCGAAGTCAACGCCATTCTCTGGCGGGCCTGCGACACCTTCCGCGGGACCGTGGACCCCAGCGAGTACAAGAACTACCTCCTGACCATGCTGTTCGTGAAGTACGTCAGCGACGTTTGGCAGGACCACTACGACGAACTCAGGGGCCAGTACGGGGACGACGAGGAGCGCATCCGCCGCCGCCTGGAGCGCGACCGTTTCTTAATGCCGCCCGGCACGCTCTTCCTCGACCTCTACCGCCAGCGGAACGCCGACAACCTCGGGGAGATCATCGACCAGGCCCTGCTCGCCATCGAGGACGCGAACAAGGCCAAGCTCGCGGGCGTGTTCCGCAACATCTCCTTTAACAGCGAGGCCGCCCTGGGGCAGACCAAGGAGCGCAACGTCCGCCTGCGGCACCTGCTGGAGGACTTCAACCACCCCAAGCTCGACCTGCGCCCCAGCCGCGTGCACAACCTCGACATCATCGGCAACGCCTACGAGTACTTGATCTCCCGTTTCGCCGCCGGGGCCGGGAAGAAGGCGGGCGAGTTCTACACCCCGCCCGAGGTCTCCGAGCTGATGGCCCGCCTCGCCGACCCGCAGCCCGGCGAGCGCATCTACGACCCCACCTGCGGCAGCGGCTCGCTGCTGATCAAGTGCGCCCAGCACGTGCAGCGGGCGGGCAGCCGCAACTACGCCATCTACGGGCAGGAGCAGAACGGCTCGACCTACGCCCTGGCCCGCATGAACATGTTCCTGCACAACGTGGACGACGCCCGCATCGAGTGGGGCGATACCATCCGCAACCCGCTGCACCTGGAAAACGACCGCCTGATGAAGTTTGAGGTCGTGGTCGCCAACCCGCCCTTCAGCCTCGACAAGTGGGGCGCGGACGACGTGGGGAACGACCGGCACCGGCGCTTCACGCGCGGCATCCCGCCGAAGGGTAAGGGCGATTACGCGTTCATCTCCCACATGGTCGCCAGCCTCACCGAGGTCGGCTCGCGCATGGTGGTCGTCGTGCCCCACGGCGTGCTGTTCCGTGGTGGGGCCGAAGGCAAGATTCGTCAGGGGCTGATCGAGGCCGGGTTGCTGGACGCCGTGATCGGCCTGCCCACCAACCTGTTTTTCGGCACGGGCATTCCCGCCGCGCTGCTGGTGTTCCGCCGGGGCCGGGAGCGGGGGGACGTGCTGTTTATCGACGCCAGCCGCGACTTTGCCGCCGGGAAGAACCAGAACACGTTGCGTGAGGCCGATCTGCGGCGGATCGTAGAGACGTACCGCGCCCGGCAGGACGTGGAGAAGCACGCCCGGACCGTGCCTGTCTCGGAAGTTGCCGCCAACGATTACAACCTGAATATCCCGCGATACGTGGATACCAAGGAAGCGGGCGACGAAATCGAGGTGGCCGCCCTGCAAGTGGAAATAGAGGGATTGGAGCAGGAGTGGGCACAGGCCAGGGCGAAGATGCAGGGGTACTTGCGGGAGTTGGGGTTTTGA
- a CDS encoding transposase, with protein MEDEAGPYQAIPHPGTGWHPEGEPARLAHEWVRGGTAKLLTLFHPASGQVRVRGVTSCTNAVLHPWMQQTLTKVLEQLPVATPLPPAANRAAWERWQEGLSVKFTLLDTLPTLRLLLVMDNLTGHKTPELVCWLMRQGIMPLYTPVAGSWLNMAESIQRILVRRALAGHHPTSAGQVIEWLEASARGWNSHPTPFVWGGKRRARRQRARARRHPLGGSGAYTLQVVQ; from the coding sequence GTGGAAGACGAGGCTGGACCGTACCAGGCCATTCCTCATCCAGGGACGGGCTGGCACCCTGAAGGGGAGCCAGCCCGTCTTGCGCACGAGTGGGTTCGGGGTGGGACGGCCAAGCTGCTGACCCTCTTCCATCCGGCCAGCGGTCAGGTGCGCGTTCGAGGCGTCACCAGTTGCACCAACGCCGTGCTACACCCTTGGATGCAGCAGACCCTGACCAAAGTTCTAGAGCAACTGCCGGTGGCAACACCGTTGCCACCGGCAGCAAACCGGGCGGCTTGGGAACGTTGGCAGGAGGGATTGAGCGTGAAGTTCACGTTGCTGGACACCCTGCCCACCCTGCGCCTGCTGCTGGTGATGGACAACCTGACGGGGCACAAGACGCCGGAGCTGGTGTGCTGGTTGATGCGGCAGGGGATCATGCCGCTCTACACCCCGGTGGCAGGGAGTTGGCTGAACATGGCCGAGTCGATCCAGCGCATCCTGGTTCGTCGCGCATTGGCAGGCCACCACCCCACCAGTGCAGGGCAAGTGATCGAGTGGTTGGAGGCCAGCGCACGGGGATGGAACAGCCACCCTACGCCCTTTGTCTGGGGCGGAAAACGACGAGCCCGCCGACAGCGGGCTCGTGCGAGACGACATCCTTTGGGCGGGTCCGGCGCCTATACCCTTCAGGTCGTTCAGTGA
- a CDS encoding helix-turn-helix domain-containing protein produces MPRRQKNPLRVLMDEERAELVRLSRSHHTAAAVVSRAKTLLGVAAGLPYTQAARKAGRKSGDGVAHLVARFNQHGLKALETRPGGRPPVIYGSAQRNRILETARRKPDREQDGTATWSLTTLQRVLRREAGFEHLSTYTILGVLHEAGLTWQRDRTWCETGTAKRQRKTGVVVVTDPDAEAKKS; encoded by the coding sequence ATGCCTCGCCGCCAGAAGAACCCGCTCCGTGTCCTGATGGATGAAGAGCGCGCCGAGTTGGTGCGGCTCAGTCGGTCGCACCACACCGCAGCGGCAGTCGTCAGCCGCGCCAAGACGCTGCTGGGGGTGGCGGCGGGCTTGCCCTACACCCAGGCGGCACGTAAGGCGGGGCGAAAATCAGGCGACGGGGTGGCCCACTTGGTCGCGCGGTTCAATCAGCATGGCCTCAAAGCACTGGAAACACGTCCAGGTGGACGTCCCCCCGTCATTTACGGTTCCGCTCAGCGGAACCGCATTCTGGAAACCGCACGCCGGAAACCGGATCGAGAACAGGACGGCACGGCCACCTGGTCCCTCACCACCCTGCAACGCGTGCTGCGCCGTGAAGCCGGTTTCGAGCACCTGAGTACGTACACCATCCTGGGTGTTTTGCACGAGGCAGGGCTGACCTGGCAGCGGGACCGCACCTGGTGTGAGACAGGCACGGCCAAGCGGCAACGGAAGACGGGCGTTGTGGTGGTCACAGACCCCGATGCCGAGGCGAAAAAAAGCTGA